The following are encoded together in the Balaenoptera acutorostrata chromosome 9, mBalAcu1.1, whole genome shotgun sequence genome:
- the RPS25 gene encoding 40S ribosomal protein S25 — MPPKDDKKKKDAGKSAKKDKDPVNKSGGKAKKKKWSKGKVRDKLNNLVLFDKATYDKLCKEVPNYKLITPAVVSERLKIRGSLARAALQELLSKGLIKLVSKHRAQVIYTRNTKGGDAPAAGEDA; from the exons ATG CCGCCCAAGGAtgacaagaagaagaaagatgcCGGAAAGTCGGCCAAGAAAGACAAAGACCCAGTGAACAAATCTGGGGGCAAGGCCAAAAAGAAG AAGTGGTCCAAAGGCAAAGTTCGGGACAAGCTCAATAACCTAGTCTTGTTTGACAAAGCAACATATGACAAACTCTGTAAAGAAGTTCCCAACTATAAGCTTATAACTCCAGCTGTCGTCTCTGAGAGACTGAAGATTCGTGGCTCCTTGGCCAGGGCAGCCCTGCAGGAGCTGCTTAGTAAAG GACTTATTAAACTGGTTTCAAAGCACAGAGCTCAAGTAATTTACACCAGAAATACCAAGGGTGGAGATGCTCCAGCTGCTGGTGAAGATGCATGA